Part of the Streptomyces sp. NBC_01353 genome, GACGCTACGTCAGCATGTCGCGTCAGTGCCGGCGTTCGGGACGGCCGGCGCGCACGACGCGTCCGGCGCGGATGTACACGACCGATCCGCCGATGAGCAGCGCGGCGCTGACGGCGGCCGCGCCCATGAGCGCGGAGTCGCCTCCGGTGTCGGGAAGTTCGGGCTTACCCGGCCCACCCGGCCCGCCGGGATGCGTCGGCGGAACGGTCGTCGCCGGTGGCGTGGTGGGATGCGTGGTCGGCGGCTTGGTCGGCGGCTTCGTGGGCGGCTTCGTCGGCGGCTTCGTGGGAGGCGTGGTCGGAGGCTTCGTCGGCGGAGTCGTCGGAGGCTTCGTCGGAGGCTCCGAGTGCGTCGGCGGCTTCGTCGGAGGCTCCGTCGGAGGAGTGGTCGGCGGCTTGGTCGGAGGCTCCGAGTGCGTCGGCGGCTCCGTCGGAGGCGTCGTGGGCGGCTTCGTCGGAGGCTCCGAGTGCGTCGGCGGCTCCGTCGGAGGCGTCGTGGGCGGCTTCGTCGGAGGCTCCGAGTGCGTCGGCGGCTCCGTCGGAGGCGTCGTGGGCGGCTTCGTCGGAGGCTCCGAGTGCGTCGGCGGCTCCGTCGGAGGCGTGGTCGGCGGCGTCGTCGGAGGCTCCGTCGGAGGCTCGCCCGGGTGGTCCGGGTTCTCGTGGCCGTCGTCGTCGCCGTAGCCGTCGGGCTCGTCCTTGCCCGGCTGGGCGCAGAGGTCTCCGACCGCAGCCGCGGCAGGGCCGTCGAGATGCAGGGAGTGCCCGCAGAGATCGTCGGGAAGGGGGACCTGAAGGTGGTGCCCGGCGCCGGGCTGGGGCGAATCACCCGTACCGTCTCCGGTGTTCGCCGCCATGGCGAAGCCTCCGGTCAGCGACAGGATGCCCGTCGCGGCCGCGGCGGTGAACAGCTTCCGGCTGATGATGGATCGCATACCGCTCTTCCTTGGAGAAGGGAGAGACCGGCGGGGATCCCCCCTCACTCCGACCGGCCTGTCCGCGCACTCAGTGCGTCAGTCGCTGACGGACTGGTTACGGAACGTAAGGCTCAGGGACACCGGGCAGATGCGCGCCGCGCGCCGCGGGCTGCGGTGCGAGGTCGAGCGCTGCCGTCCTCGGTCGCTCCATGGGCCAACCTTCCGTGGGGGGTTGGCGAGAGCGTAAGGAGCGGCACACTACGGAGAGCCGGGACCACACGGCGGCCGAACAGAAAATCATTCTATCGGCCGATCACAGTGAGTGGCGGCCCGTGCCGGTGGGAGCGTCCGCCTGCCGGCGGAGCGAGGGGGGCGATCCAGAAGGGTCAAGACCGAAACGCGGTCGTCCGCGCGGGGATGAGCGCGGTGGAGCGGTGCTGCCGAGTGTTCGTCAGCCGCCGAGCGGGAGGCCACCGATGAGCGGCGCACTCTGGGTCGTCTTGTTCAGCTGGTTCGCGGTGTCCCCCACGGTCTTGACGACAGAGCCGTCCGTGGTGCTGCTCAGCGCGTCCGTCTTCAGGCCCTCGCTGGTGAGCATCCCGAGACCACCGTCCAGGCTGGTGGGGATCGCCATCGACTCGGCGGCCATGGCGGGGGCGGCGGCGGCCAGGGCCATGACGGAACCGGCGACGACCGCGGCAACCTTGGTGGGCTTCATGAAAGGAGTCCTTCCTCTATGAGGTCTTTCGCAAGCAAGTCGCTTGCCGTGCAGGGTTGTTGGGCATTCCCGCACGTCGTTTCTGCCTTCTGTAACGAGAGGCACGCTCCCCGGAAACTCCGGGAGGAAGGATTTCTCGACACTGCACCCGAAGGAAGGGGCGCGGTCGTATTTGCCGATCGGATACGCGAAACGCCGTGCCGGCCCGGGGGTTCCGGGCCGGCACGGCGTGGATCGCGACGCCGCCGCCGCTAGCGCACGGGCGCCGTGACGGGGAGCGTCACGGGCAGCTCGGGCACCTCAGGCACCACGGGCGCCACGGGCACCACGGGCACCTCAGGCACCTCAGGCGCCACGGGCGCCACGGGCCAGCGTCGACACCTCGGGGGCGACGGCCGGCGGGTCGACGGGGAGGTCGACGGGCAGGCCCGGCACGGTGACCGGCAGCGTGGGCAGGTTCGGCGGATCCCCGAGGTCGGGGAGGGACAGACCGCCGAGCACGGAGCCCAGGATCTGGTCGACCAGAGAGGTGACCTGCGGTACGACCCCGGTCACGGTGCCGGAGACCGAGGCGAGCAGCGCGGCGACCGCGTCCTGCACGGCGGCGAGGGTGTCGTCGACGACATCGGCGGGGGCGGCGGCCTTGGCGCCGGTGTCGGGGAGCGGGGCCTTCGCCGCGATGGTGGCCGGGGAGGACGGGGGTTGTATGTCGGCGACGGCGGGTCCCGCCGTACCGAAGGTGAAGGCGGCTGATATCGCCAGGGCGGTGAGGCAGCTCGTTCGCAGGGGACGCATATGTGTTCCTTTTCCTTATGCGTCGGACAACTTCTCAGCCACCGTGCCTGCGCAGATAGCGCTCCGCAACGTGGGAACTACAGAGCGCCACACCTCCGTTCGGGTGAATCCGCCCCTCTGACCTGCTCCTCCGAGGGGCGTACGCCGTTGCACCGGGCGGCGCACGAGGGTGCGTCCGAACGAGCGGAAGGCCGGCGCGCCGCACCCTGAACGGGGCGGCGCGCCGGCCTCGGAAGGACCACGATCCGGCGTGCGAGATCAGACGTTGGCGCAGGAGTTGCCGAAGGTCGGGTTCAGGGCGCCGATGACGTTGACGGTGTTGCCGCAGACGTTGACGGGCACGTGGACCGGGACCTGGACGACGTTGCCGGACAGGACGCCCGGGGACTTCACGGCCGCACCCTCGGCGAGCGAGTCGGCGGCGGCGACGCCGGTGGCACCCGCGACGGACGCGGCGACACCCACGGACAGGACTACAGCCTTCGCGATACGGGACATGGAGAAGCGCTCCTCGATTGTGTTCAGACCACTCAGACCAGAGGGTCGGCGCGGACGGGTTCGTCCGACTCCTTCAACAACGCGGCTCCAATACATCGGTTGCTCTCCCGAACGGGTGACGTTCAACCGATCTTTGGGCCATAAGAGGGCCATTCGAGGGACTGACCGGGGAAGGGCGCAACACGCACAACGAGGAACCTGCCGCACGGATACGGGAGTTAGCGTTTCCGAGCATCTAATGCTTACTATCGCCCGGCGTCGGGGTTATAACGTTTCCGAACGTTGCTTTCGGTCCTGCCACGCGTTCACTCAATTCGTACGGCCGACCCCTCCCTCTCCCCCGGTCTTCACGGGTCTTCCCTTCTCTCTCTCATCAAAGCGGAGAACCTGTATGCGGAATTCAGCGGTTCTTGCTGTGCGCCGCGGTCTGTTGTGCGCCCTGTCGTGTGCGGTCCTGTCCGCCGCGCTGCCGGCCGCCTCCGCCGCCGCTCCCCCACCCAAGGAAGCCCCCCGCGTCCCCTTCGCCCAGCGGTACGAGGCGGTGCAGCACGGCGGGATCGTCCGCGCCGCCAACACATCGGCCACGGCGGCCAAGAACGCCAAGGGCTCCGGAGTGCGCAACGACGGCTACGCCATCGGGTACGTCGACGTCGACACCGACCCCAACACCTACAACTCCAGCCGTGCCGAGGTCCGGATCCCCGAGGGCTCCCGGGTCAGCTACGCCCGTCTCTACTGGGGCGGAAACCTGCGGGTCGGCGAGCAGAAGCCGCACAAGGACAACGGCCGGGTCCTGATCGCCGAACCCGGGGGCTCGTACAAGCCGGTCCTGGCTGACACCACGATCGGGCATCGCACGGCGGACGGCGCCGACGCCTTCCAGGCGTCCGCCGACGTCACCGAACTCGTCCGCTCCGGCGACTCCGGGCTGTGGACCGTGGCCCAGGTCAATGTGGCGATGGGCAGTTCGGCGGTCGGCGGCTGGGGTGGCTGGACGCTGGTCGTCGCGTACGAGAACGCGGACGAGCCGCTGCGCAGGCTGGCGGTCTGGGACGGCTTCGAGACTCTCGGGCCGCGCGCCGGACCTGTAGGCGTGGCGCTCTCCGACAGCGCTATTCCGAAGGGTTCGGGCGGGCAACTCGGCATGGTCGCCTATGACGGCGACCGGGAAACTTCCGGGGATTACCTCGCGGTGGAAACGAGCCGGTCGGAGAGGGTCCATCTCTTCGATTCCGCCAATTCCGCGAACGACGTGATGAACTCCAGCATCACCGATTCCGGAGCCGATCGGATCGAACGACTGCCCGATCGTCAGAACACCCTGGGGTACGACTCCGACGTCTTCGATCTGGGGGGTGCGCTGCGCCATGGGGCCGACCGTCTCCACGTCCGCTTCGACTCCCGGCAGGACACCATCTGGCTCGGGGCGCTCTTCCTCCAGGCGGACGTCGGGCGCTGACATGCTGTCGCCACAGGAGTCCGACTCCTCTCCCTTCACCGTGCTGCACGCGGTCCAGCCCGGTGACGGCGGTGTCGCCCGGGTCGTCGTCGACCTGGTCCGCGCCCAGCTCGCCGCCGGGTGGCGGGTCGTCGTCGCCTGCCCGCCCGGTACGCCACTCGCGGCGGCCGTCCAGGCCGAGGGCGCGGAGCTGTACGCATGGCGGGCGGGTCGCGATCCAGGCCCACGCCTCGCCCGGGAGACCCGCGACCTCGCCCGGCTGATCCGTACCGTCCGCCCGGCGCTCGTCCATGCGCACAGCGCCAAGGCGGGGCTGTGCGTCCGACTGGCACTGCGTGGACGGATTCCGACGGTGTATCAGCCCCATGCCTGGTCGTTCGAGGCCGTCACAGGAACGGTCGCCGCACTGGCCCTGCGCTGGGAGCGCCTCGCGGCGCGCTGGACGCGGCGGATCATCTGCGTCAGCGACGCCGAACGGCGCACCGGCGAGGAGGCGGGCGTCCGGGTCGCCTGGTCGGTCATCCACAACGGCGTGGACGTGACGAGGTTCGCCGCCGACGCGACGGACGACATCGCCGACGCCTCCGCCGACGGCCCCCTCGTCGTGTGTGTCGGGCGGCTCTGTCGGCAGAAGGGGCAGGACGTGCTGCTCGCCGCCTGGCCGGCCGTCCTCGCCGAGATCCCGACGGCCCGGCTCGTCCTGGTCGGTGACGGACCGGACGGCGAGCGGCTGCGGGCCGCGGCGCCGGACTCGGTGCGGTTCGCCGGGGCCGTCGACGACACCGCGCCCTGGTACCGGGCGGCCGATCTCGTCGTGCTGCCCTCCCGCTGGGAGGGCATGGCGCTGGCGCCCCTGGAAGCCATGGCGAGCGGCCGGCCTGTCGTGGTCAGCGATGTGGACGGGGCGCGCGAGAGCCTGCCGCCCGGCCACGAACCCCTGTGCCTGGTCCCGCCCGAGGACCCGGCCGCGCTCGCCGCCGCCGTCGGCCGCCTTCTCGGCGGGCCGGAGCTGCTGCGGTCCCTGGGCCGCCAGGCCCACGAGCACGTACTCAGCAGATTCGATGTGCGGCGCACCGGCGCGGCCGTCGCGGACGTGTACCGCGAGCTGGCCGGAGTGCGGTGCACCGAGCACAGAGAGCCGATTTCGCAGTGACTACGGAAAGCACCAGCGTCCCTCCCTCGACGAGCCGGGGCCACGCCCCGGGACTCACCTCCCTCGGACCGCAGCGCGGCACCTCGGACCGGCTCGCGCTGCCGCCGCGCCGGCTCGCGCCGATGCGTACGGCAGCCGTACCGCTCATCGCGGCCGACGGTCTGGCCGTGCTGCTCGCCGCCGCGCTGCTGCCCGAGCCGCACCGCGAGCTCCGGCTGCTCCTGCTCGTCGCCGGATCCGTCCTCGTGCTCAACGGGCACGCGGGTCTCCACCGGCCCGGTGCCCTCACCTCCGTACTGGACGAACTGCCCGCGCTCGCCGCCCGCGCCGCGGTCGCCTGGTGTGTCGCGGCGGCCGTCTTCGCCGCGTTCACGCCCGCCCTGGCGATCGGCCCGGGTGCGCTCTGCACCGCGATCGCCACGCATCTCGTCGCCGTGAGTGCGGTCCGCGGGGCCGTGCACGCGCGCAGGCGCCGTACTGCCCGGGCGCACCCGCGGTCGGCGCTGGTCGTGGGCGGGCCCGCCGCCGCGCGCCGGTTCGCGGCGGCGGTGGCGCAGCACCCGGAGTACGGCATCCGGCCGGTCGGGATCGTCGGCTCGCGGCCGGACGGGGAGCCCGGTCTTCCGGTGCTCAGCTCGCCGGAGGAGATCCACCGGGCGGTCATCCAGAACACCGTGCGCGACGCGGTCTTCCTGACCGACGACAGCGGTCTGGTGACGCTCTTCCAGCACTACGGCTGCACCACCTGGCGGGTGGGGGGCGAGCTCCGGAACGGGCCGATGGGCGACCACATGTGGGGGTACGGCTGCCGCCGGCTGGTCCCGCCCGGCGAACGGAGCGGGCTGACCGTGAAGCGCGCGCTCGACATCGTCCTCGCCGGTCCCGCGCTGGCCCTGGCCCTGCCCGTGCTGCTGCTGTGCGCGCTGGCGGTGCGGCTGTCGGACGGGCCCGGGGTGCTCTTCCGCCAGGAGCGGGTGGGGCAGCACGGGCGGCTGTTCACGCTGCTGAAGTTCCGTACGCTGCGCCCGGCCGACGAGACCGAGTCGGCGACCCGGTGGAGCGTCGCCAACGACCGCAGCATGAGCGCGGTCGGCAACTTCCTGCGACGCAGCTCGTTGGACGAGCTGCCGCAGCTGTGGAACGTGCTGCGCGGGGACATGAGCCTGGTCGGGCCTCGGCCCGAACGGCCTTACTTCGTCGCGCAGTTCAGCAGGATCCATGTCGGCTACGCGGACCGACACCGGATGCCGGTCGGGCTGACCGGCCTGGCGCAGGTGCACGGGCTGCGTGGCGACACCTCCATCGAGGACCGCTGCCGCTTCGACAACCACTACATCGATCACTGGTCGCTCTGGCAGGACGTCCGCATTCTGCTGCGGACCGCGGCAGGCCTGGTCCGACCGGCGGGGAGCTGATGATGGCGACGGCCGTGACGGTGCCGATGACGGCGACGGTGGAACGGTGGGAGGTACGGGACTGGGCCCGCAGGGCCTGGTCCCTGTCCCCCGTCCTGGCGGTGATCGCGCTGCTGCTCGTTCCGGCGGCCGGCGGCGTGGAGGGCGGCACCGGGGGGACGGGGGGACTCGCGGACGCGGCTTCGGGCCTGCTCGTGCTGATCTGCATGGTGCGGGTGATGCGCAGCGGCGCCCGGCCGTTGACCCGGGGGGCGGCGGTCGTGATCGGGCTGCCGATCCTGGGGATCTGTCTGGCGGCGATCACCTCGAGCGACCCGGGGGCGAGCCTGCCCGGCGTGGCCCGCTACCTCCAGATCTTCGTGCTCGTCCCGGCGGCCGTGCTGCTGATGATCCGCGACCGGCGGGACTTCGCGCTGGTCGCGTGGGCGCTGGTCGGTCTGGCGCTGCTCCAGGGCGCGGTCGGGGTCACGCAGTACCTGACCGGCACGGGCGCGTCCTACATGGGCGAGGACATCCGGGCGGTGGGGACGTTCGGGCCGACGGATGTGATGGGGATGGCGACGGTCGTCTCGTACGGCCTCGTCATCGTCACCGGGATCGCGCTGGGCACCGGGCGCGGGCGGGTGCGTACGGCGGCACTCGTCTGCGCGGGTCTGCTGTTCCTGCCGCTGGTGCTCTCCTTCAGCCGGGGCGCGTGGATCGCGACGGTCCTGGCGATCGCGATCCAGCTGGTGCTGTCGGGGCTGCGGCGGGCGGGGCGGGTGGCGCTGGTCACGGGCGCGCTCGCGGTGGTCCTGGTGGGTGGTCTCGGTGTGGGGTCGGCGATGGTGAAGGAGCGCGTCACCAGCATCACGCAGGTGGCGGGCGCACCGGACCAGTCGGTGACGGACCGGTACACGATGTGGGCGGCGGCGGGGCGGATGTGGCGCTCGGATCCGCTGACGGGGGTGGGCCTGAAGGGCTTCCCGGCGTACCGCGACTCCAACGCCTCGCTCGCGCTGTCGTCGGGCAGCGACACGGCGGGCGCGGGGGCGCTGTTCCGGCGCCAGCCGCTGCTGTCCCCGCACAACATGTATCTGCTGGTGCTCAGCGAGCAGGGTCTGGTGGGTCTCCTGGCCCTCGCGGGCAGCTGGACGGCGCTGCTGGTGGGTGCGTTGCGGCGGCGGGCGCGGGGCGCGGACTGCGCGCTGGTGGCGATCGGCCTGCTGTCGTGGCAGCTCATCGACTTCTTCTACGCGGACATCGGCGGGCCCTCCACGGTCCTGATGTCGGTCGTGTTCGGCCTCGCGGCGTGGTGGTCGCTGTCGGCGGTGAAGCGTGCGTGACCCCTGGGGCGGGGAGCCGGAGTCCACGGACCGCGTGCGGCCTCGGGAGAGCCCCGACCGGGAGTCCGGGACGGGCGCGGAGGACCCCGGGGGGTGGGCGTGGCCGCACGTCGACCCGTGGGCCATGATCGACCACTCGACGGCCCCGACCCCCGCCGGCGGCTGGCGCTGGGCCGGCACGGCCGCGCCCGCACCGGCGGAAGGGACGCGGGCCGGAGCCTGGCCCGGTGCCTCCCCGGCGGAAGGGACGCACCACTC contains:
- a CDS encoding chaplin, which gives rise to MSRIAKAVVLSVGVAASVAGATGVAAADSLAEGAAVKSPGVLSGNVVQVPVHVPVNVCGNTVNVIGALNPTFGNSCANV
- a CDS encoding DUF3344 domain-containing protein, which codes for MRNSAVLAVRRGLLCALSCAVLSAALPAASAAAPPPKEAPRVPFAQRYEAVQHGGIVRAANTSATAAKNAKGSGVRNDGYAIGYVDVDTDPNTYNSSRAEVRIPEGSRVSYARLYWGGNLRVGEQKPHKDNGRVLIAEPGGSYKPVLADTTIGHRTADGADAFQASADVTELVRSGDSGLWTVAQVNVAMGSSAVGGWGGWTLVVAYENADEPLRRLAVWDGFETLGPRAGPVGVALSDSAIPKGSGGQLGMVAYDGDRETSGDYLAVETSRSERVHLFDSANSANDVMNSSITDSGADRIERLPDRQNTLGYDSDVFDLGGALRHGADRLHVRFDSRQDTIWLGALFLQADVGR
- a CDS encoding glycosyltransferase; the protein is MLSPQESDSSPFTVLHAVQPGDGGVARVVVDLVRAQLAAGWRVVVACPPGTPLAAAVQAEGAELYAWRAGRDPGPRLARETRDLARLIRTVRPALVHAHSAKAGLCVRLALRGRIPTVYQPHAWSFEAVTGTVAALALRWERLAARWTRRIICVSDAERRTGEEAGVRVAWSVIHNGVDVTRFAADATDDIADASADGPLVVCVGRLCRQKGQDVLLAAWPAVLAEIPTARLVLVGDGPDGERLRAAAPDSVRFAGAVDDTAPWYRAADLVVLPSRWEGMALAPLEAMASGRPVVVSDVDGARESLPPGHEPLCLVPPEDPAALAAAVGRLLGGPELLRSLGRQAHEHVLSRFDVRRTGAAVADVYRELAGVRCTEHREPISQ
- a CDS encoding sugar transferase, translating into MTTESTSVPPSTSRGHAPGLTSLGPQRGTSDRLALPPRRLAPMRTAAVPLIAADGLAVLLAAALLPEPHRELRLLLLVAGSVLVLNGHAGLHRPGALTSVLDELPALAARAAVAWCVAAAVFAAFTPALAIGPGALCTAIATHLVAVSAVRGAVHARRRRTARAHPRSALVVGGPAAARRFAAAVAQHPEYGIRPVGIVGSRPDGEPGLPVLSSPEEIHRAVIQNTVRDAVFLTDDSGLVTLFQHYGCTTWRVGGELRNGPMGDHMWGYGCRRLVPPGERSGLTVKRALDIVLAGPALALALPVLLLCALAVRLSDGPGVLFRQERVGQHGRLFTLLKFRTLRPADETESATRWSVANDRSMSAVGNFLRRSSLDELPQLWNVLRGDMSLVGPRPERPYFVAQFSRIHVGYADRHRMPVGLTGLAQVHGLRGDTSIEDRCRFDNHYIDHWSLWQDVRILLRTAAGLVRPAGS
- a CDS encoding O-antigen ligase family protein codes for the protein MATAVTVPMTATVERWEVRDWARRAWSLSPVLAVIALLLVPAAGGVEGGTGGTGGLADAASGLLVLICMVRVMRSGARPLTRGAAVVIGLPILGICLAAITSSDPGASLPGVARYLQIFVLVPAAVLLMIRDRRDFALVAWALVGLALLQGAVGVTQYLTGTGASYMGEDIRAVGTFGPTDVMGMATVVSYGLVIVTGIALGTGRGRVRTAALVCAGLLFLPLVLSFSRGAWIATVLAIAIQLVLSGLRRAGRVALVTGALAVVLVGGLGVGSAMVKERVTSITQVAGAPDQSVTDRYTMWAAAGRMWRSDPLTGVGLKGFPAYRDSNASLALSSGSDTAGAGALFRRQPLLSPHNMYLLVLSEQGLVGLLALAGSWTALLVGALRRRARGADCALVAIGLLSWQLIDFFYADIGGPSTVLMSVVFGLAAWWSLSAVKRA